Genomic segment of Dermacentor albipictus isolate Rhodes 1998 colony chromosome 5, USDA_Dalb.pri_finalv2, whole genome shotgun sequence:
CTGAGCAGTGACCGGGCATCGATTCCACACTTGCATAGCGTGTTTGAAATTTCTGATTAAAACGGTAACTGGTAACTTATTGTTACTTAAGCAGGGAATTGAACATCATAACAAGATTTGTGGCGTGCGCCGGTGCTCTGGACTGCGAGCGAAAACGGGCACATTGAGCGAAGAATACGGCGCTTTTAACCTGGACAAAAGGGGGCGACTGACGCGCGAGCTCGTGTCTGTCGTCTCCTCTTCTGCCTTTCAAAAGCGCCTTCTTCTTCGCCTCAAGTATTCACCGAGTATCTCAAATGACCACACTGTTGGCTGGCACTTTATCTCAAGCCCTCTATTTTTTGATAGCCGAAAGTAGTCGCCGCGGAGACTCGTCGTACATTCATGCAGTATACCGTGCTCGAGCTCATTTAGCTGACAGCCGTTGCCACCTTCCTGCTCACGTCGTGCGTCCACGGTTAGGATGTAAGGGTGTGAAGGGGGAACGCTTCCTTCTTCTTCTGGGCTGAAATACAACGCGCGAGCAGGTACTGATACGTGACGGCACTACCGTTAAGTGGTGTGCACCGACGTTATCGAGACCGCCATATTGTTCTGCAGCAGGCACGGTGAAAAGTTGCGCGTTATCTCGATTCGCTTATCTCCAGTGTCTAGATTAGCGGAAGCTGTGAATAGAGCAGCAGTATGGCGTATGTGACCATCTTCAACAGTGCCGATAAAGACGCAGGGACAAGGAAAATAACGCCTTCAGGGCATGGGATGACTACCAGCTGAGTTTATTGCATGGAAACAGCAGCTTGCATACCCCGCAGAATCACTGGtgacgcatttgggctggttggttgatGACTTCAGCGGAAACAACGCAGAATAACAGGACGTGATAAAGGGGTAGACATCTCTGTTCCTCTCTCAAgtcctcttatatatatatatatatatatatatatatatatatatgtatatatgtatgtatgtgtatgtatgtatgtatatgtgtatgtatgtatgtatatgtatatgtatgtatgtatatgtatatgtatgtatatgtatgtatatacatatgtatatatatgtatatgtatatatatatatctcgctCACATCACTCAAGCCTGCGCCTGCGCACACACTGTCTGCAACTAGGAATCAGACGCTgaatacttaagaggaagctttagctcgggcccaactccgacgcggcctattcaaatacatgtacaacgcaaaaacgtttttctgagataacccctggaccgatagtaatgaaatttgttgcatttgacagagaaagttaaattctagtgactgtttcaagcggaatttcgcattagggcctgaatgttgtgaaagcgattttcaaaaattcgaaagttaaaaaaatatagacgcacgaagtttataaattaatagctctgcatcaaaaacagatatcatggttctgtaaacggaattcattagatcattcaaagcggacaaattcagtatGTAAATTTATAGCTTACGTTAATTCATTACGTTGTGTACGAGGGTTTTGCATAAGCTGTATTTTCatagtattaatttttttttagattcatgagtaacacataaattttgtccgctttagatgtactattagatacaattcgGATAATGTGATATCATGTGCCTTTGCTGAGTTACGGGGTTGTAAAcgttatagtttcgttttctgaaaattttcaatttttgccgatttttaataaaacattgagcTAAGTCAAAAATTCGGAACGAACAGTCACTTgagatgtttttcttttaaatgaaacagacctcaccaaatttggtgcagtggttgccgagaaaaacgaattctcattttacatgtatctagataggagcaccctagctaaagcttcctcttaagtctgaTGGCAAACTTCGGAACCAAAATTCACGTAGCGCCTCGTCCAGCTTCCAAAAATGCCACTTCGCGATCCAATTTGCAGCCCCGTAGTACGTGACCTCAGGTGAATGATGCAGTACAGTCTAGCgtgagccgccgtggttgctcagttgctatggtgttgggctgctgagcacgaggtcgtgggatcgaatcccggccacggcggccgcatttcgatgggggcgaaatgcgaaaacacccgtatatttaggtgcacgttaaagaaccccaggtggttgaaatttccggagtcctccactagggcgtgcctcataatcagaaagtggttttggcacgttaaacctcataatttaatctttcttttttttcaatctagCGCGATGTTAAGGTtctcgcgcgagcgtcgaccaaGAACAGCTCCGCGGCCCAGAATCATCTTTCGAGGAGAGGGAGGTGTCAGGCAAGCGTGCCTCACAATTTTTGCTGTTGATTAAGCTGCGGTCGCTCGAAGGCGCGCTCTCATATTTTACtccgaaaaataaaataaaaattgaattatggggtttcacgtgccaaaaccgcgatctgattatgaggcacgccgtcgtcggggactccggaaattttgaccacctgaagttctgtaacgtgcacctaaatctaagtgcaccggtgttttcgcatttcgcccccatcgaaatgcagccgccgtggtcgggattcgatcccgcgacctcgtgcttagcagctcagcACTATGGCCGCTAAGCAACTGCGGCaggttttttacagcgaagctgtttatggctaagTCCTGGCGGATCTCATCTCCGCTgacatagaccaacaattttttcatacgtgggccgatcccgaagctagtgcagtaccgggccgacccgcggcggatgtgcagttcgccattaaggggccacattcacagcttcgttGCTCATTTTTcttcagagtggaagggcactgattttcctttttttttttcgtcagggTACAGGCGGTGATGGTATCGCGCGCAACGCATTATTCGGTGTTAGGAGGAATTGGACGGCATCTGGTGTGAgtaacgtcattgctgctgagGCAGAAAAGATGGGTCACCGCAAGCAGGTAGTCGCGGGGGTGGTTGTTGTAGCATGGAACAGCCAACCAGGGAGGGGAGGGTGCGAAACCTTCATTTTGACAGTTTTGAAACGAACCGCTATGCGCTTGGGACGCTATAggccggtcgacgctcgcgcgacaaccttcaaatcgcgctagTCCGTACCTTACATGCGCGTCAGTCTTGACGGCCAGCGCCGAACGTTTGCCCGCCATGCGTGCGTTCGAGCAGCCGATAGACCAACACTGCTCTCTCCCCTATACTTTTGCGGCAGTTTTGGTCGCAGCATGTTGCATCATTGTTGCACAACCGCGCACGCTTGTGCGTGCTCCCTACCACGAAGTTCGATGTAGTACATGTGCGCATACGTCGCGGATAAAAGACAAAAATATACATCTACTTCAGATAAAGATATTATTCCGgcctgtttcctttcttttcctaaTTCCTTCGGGGTGGGTATTTCGCTCGTGCCCGCATGAAGCGATAACCACAGTCAGCTCGTCAGTGCGCACTCTCATTCGCCTTCGCTACCCTCACGATCCACTCTGTAGATACAGTGTCAAAGCGACGGCCGCGCGTGCGCAGCGTCGCAGCTTCGCGCACGTTCTTGCATTCCTGGTATAGGCTCGACTTGCCCCTGAGCGCACAGCTGTAGTGTACACCGAGCGCGTCGGTGTCCTCGTGCGCGATACCACACTAGGCGGCGACATGTTGCCTTCAACAATTGAAAACACCAGCCACGGTGCGCAGTCGGCAGCTGTCATCCTCTCTGAAGCGAAATGGAGCGTATTTTCAGCAGTGCGAGGCCGCAGCTTATTTTGTGCTCTCGAGTAGCGTATATAGAAGAGGCAACGAAATGATCAACGGCGTCTTTTGAAGCCTGCGAGTGGTGAGTTATCGCCGACGCACTACAGCTCTCGGCTGGCATATCCCCTGGCGAAACAGCCCGCAcgaagcatgtttttttttacccGCGGCTGAATTGCCACGAAAGGGTGTATGAAACGCTTCGTGCAGGCTTCATGCAACAGCTTCGTGCAACTGAGTTAACTTGTAAGTGACCGCATAGCAAGTTGTCGAGTGACCAAGGATTTACATCTGCGCGAAACATTTAACTTACTTAATCGCTCAACAACTTATTCTGCGGCAACTTACCTGGCTTGATCTATGGGTGACGTCTAGTGTGAACGGGCCAAAGGTGCTCATTCCTTCGTTGCGTTCACGTCAAGGGTTATTTTTAACGAGCCAAGCGCGGGCTTCAAGTAAAAggcgcatttctgaatatggggttTACTGCCTGCCGGACGAAGCTTCGTATACCCGTGAACGAATTCTCCAACGAATAGAATGCTTTATGTATAGGTACATACGCATACAGAGAAACAGTTTGCATTTCCACGACGCGCTGTTCACGCCGGCGAGCATAATTTGTCCTGCCACAGTCGGCGATTGACCATTTGGTTAACTGTGATTGTGTTGCGACGGCTCGCCAAATGGAAATAGGTCTACGTTGAAGACGTGATCCAACACTTCAACGTAAATTAGGAGATAGGCATGAATAGGCTGCCACGATAGGATTTGGTGTGCCAAATACTTTTACCTGGTAGTGAGTAGGATAGGGCTTCCTGACAGAGGAGGTGCTGCAACACCCGGCACGCATGCACGCGTACGGGCGGCGGTTTCGCACTCTGTCATTTAGCCGGCGCTAGCATTTCGCACACGGCGACGAGAAGGCACCGCGTCGGCATTCTTCGCGCCATCTTCTATCGCCCCAGACCAGCGCATAAAAGTCAATAGGTTGGGCAACGCGCGCGTGCCACTGTCACCGAGCCGTGATCTTTTCGGCCGTGACGACGGGTGGCGACGCGACCCGGTTTTTGCCTTTTGTTTTGTCCTCGCTTTGTATTTTTTCTTTGCCGTGCCGCATTCTCTGTGCGTGCACGTTCGAGCTGCAGGTGACTTGGCTGACTGCGCGTCGGGGTCTCTTCCTCGGGGGCGTCGCGTTTCCGAGCCCATTCATGGAACGCGGTGAAGAATCGCTCGGCGGCCGTCCGGCTTGCCGCGGAAAGGGATCTCGGGCGGCATGCATGCGCTTTGTGCGACGCTCGGCATCTCCGCTGGgaagggagggaagggggggggggtagtgagCTGTTGGGGGTGGCCTAGCGGACGCGGTGGCTGTACACACATCACGATGAGTGGCCCAGATTTGGCCAAAGCGCCGCCGCTCGAGTCGGCTTCggccatagcctcctatatttttcatGCCCGCGCAATGGTGCCGCGGAGACCGTCCATTgccctctcctttcctcctcgatttACGCCTCGGCTCTCCGCGAGAGGCGCTCACACCCCATACTACCTAAAATGCTGCCCTCACATGCCAGACAGAGCTACGCGTCGAGGCCCATCGAAGCACCCTAACCGATCCGTCAAGCAAGAgttgtgcgatttccgtcgtgttGGTTGCAGGTAAGCGTATGCGTTTTGCAACAGCAGCATGTTTATATACATATTTTCTTGAAATATCAGGGATGCGTGACCGAACTTGTAAGCAGTGTACATAAATGAAAGGAACGTTTGTTTACTAGATTTTCCGCGACCACGTGTTAGTTGTTGGCGTTGTTGCAACGTGTATTGCTTTACTAGTGTAAGATCAGTGATTTACGATGCACAGTTCTTATCGTTTCCttgcgttactttctttttgaTACCCAATCAGTTCTCTATCTGCAGTGTGGAATCGGTTGTGGTGTCCTGCGCCCGACAAGATGCCGTACTGCTGTGTGCCACGCTGCAAGTCATCCAGTAAACAACGGACGCCGGGCATATCGTTCCACGAAATACCAAGTGATCCGGAACTGTGCGcaaaatggctgaaagtcatttCTCGTGAAAACTGGGTGCCGAATACGACGTCGTGCTATTCTACTGTATGCAGCCGACACTTCAGTTCCTCTGACTTTAAGGAAGGTTGCAAAATTCGGAAACTTAAGAAAGATGCTATTCCCAGCATTTTCGAAGAATATCCGGCGTACTTGCAGCCtcctaaaaaaagagagagaagctacgCGTCAGTGAAAAAGCGCGAGGCTGCTGCGCTAGCCAACCCACCACCGCCGAAGCGACGAGCAGTCATTGATGACAACCAAATGGAGTCGTGTCCGCATCCGCTCTACGAATTGCCGGTTGTCGACGTCGTCTTTGAAGATTTGTCACCTGTGGACTGCACCGCTACCGAACCGTTGCCACCCGTGAAAAACGGCGCTAGCGAGCGCTGCATCACCGCGACTTTGCAGATGGACAGAGCAGTGCAGGTGTCCTCACAATTCTCGGTTTCGACAGTGGACAAACGAAAGTGGAGACGCAAAGAACGAGACTTAAACGCGCATATTCAGCGGCTCAAGAATACCGTCGACAATtataaacaagaaatacaaaagctcAAGGAAGAGTGCTTTGTTCATGCATTCCTCCAAGTTGTCGagaaagcgaaggagaaagaCTTGGCTGCGTCAGTATTAGtagaacaagttaagaatttcGGGAAAACGAAACCAACGTGGTCTGATCTGACAGTGCGCCATGCTGTAGTTTTACGTAACCTCTCGACTCGCGCATACGAGCACATAAGGACTACAGGCATTCTCCGGCTGCCCAGTCGAAGCACCCTGGAGCGTTTTATGGGCACATCACGTGGCGAAGTCGGCGTGACGGAACTCGCGAAGCAAAGGCTGTCAACCGAGCTCGCTTCTCATCCCTCATCGCAAGCCAGAGCGTGCTCTTTAATTGTCGACGAAATGCGCGTGAAACAGAGGCTACTGTACCATAAACAAAGGGACGCCTTCATCGGTGAAGTAGACTATGGTGGGAGCTTTCCTAAGGAAACAACAAATGAGCCTGTGCTAGCCAACTCACTTCTGTGCTTCGTCCTCAACGGCCTTTCAGTTTCGTTTAAAATACCCGTGGCATACTTTTTCACGAGAAATTGCACTGGCCGCGAGCTGCACACGCTCATGCGACACGTCCTGAATGAAGTTGAAAACATAGGATTTTTCATCGTGCGCATTGTCACCGACAACCACAAAATCAATGTCTTAGCGTTCCAACTTTTCTATGCAACGGAAGCCTCACGCATTGCATTGAGCACCCAGGAACACCGAATCGAAAGCTTTTCTTAGCATTCGATCAGTGCCACTTGGTCAAAAACGTGCGCTCGCAGTTTTTATCGCGTGACATTGGAAAAGGCGGCGAAATAACGGCGAACCACTTGAAGAGCCTCtacaaaatgcagcaaggcagccTTGTAAAGCCAGTTAGATTTCTAACGAGAAAACACGTGTTCCCCACAAACATCGAAAAAATGAACGTAAAAAGAGCAATCCAAGTTTTGTCTCCTGCGGTGACAGCGGCATTGAAGCTCCTGCAAGAGCAAGCGGGCCACACATGCGACGCAAGTTTCGCGGGTGTCGGACCGACCGTTGAATTCATGGACACCGTGCACCGCTGGTTCATGCTCATGGACGTGAGCAATTGTACCCAGCACATACACCAGAACAATGCCGATTGCAAGCAGTTCGAATTTACAAGCGATGAACGGTTAATCTGGCTTGAAACAAGCTTCCTCGACTACCTGGCCGATCTCAAAAGCCAGTGCCTGGCGAAGAACTTCTTAACCAAGGAGACTTACGAAGGCCTGGTGATGACAACTCGTTCAAATGTTGAGTGCATTCGATATCTTCTTGaagagatgcgctttcactttgtTTTAACGAGAAAAATGTCGTCTGACCCAATCGAGTCGTTTTTTGGCTGGCTGAGGAAGTCAGCAGGGTCAAATGATCAAACGGATGCCCGAGCTGTTCGGTCAGGTATTGAGAAGACTCTGAAGACTGGCATCGCGTCGGCGGCTGGTACGAGCAACGTAATGGCAGCAGAAGGCAGCGATTACTTGTCAACGCTGCcgcaacagaaaaacacaaggGAAGGAACCAGCGAGGAATTCCCTGCAGATGCATGTAGAGAGCTCACAGAGCGACTCAAGCGAGGACAGCCTCTGCTTCCTACTCCAGATGTCGCAGCATTGGCTATGGTCGGCGGCTACTTGGCAAGAGTTGTACAAGAAAATATCAATTGCGAGGAGTGCGTCAGCCTGTTAAAAAAGCCAAACGCCTCGGCGCCCTCGGACTCGCTGATAAAGCACCAAGACCGCGGTGGACTCATCTACCCATCGGGACAACTTTTAGCGGTTCTCTACGCATTAGAGAAATTTATCGGCGTTCTTCTCGCAAGAAGAAGGCACATGAATCAGCCTTTGAAGGAGGCTGTGAGTAATGCCGCTGCAATACTCCGCGAGCACAAAACTTTGATGTGCTCGACGCCAGGACACCAAGAGAACCTGCTGCAACTGTTGCTGACAAAGTTTTTTCGCCCAATATTCACAAATTTTGCAATGAAGGCGACAGACAAACACGACATGGCTAAAGTGTTTGAAATAAAACCGCTGTCACGAAAGACCCTCAAACTGTGAGCTTTGATCTCACAGTTCGGCGCTTTTTGGTGAAGGGCTGGCTCTCCACAACATGTTTTGTGTTGCTTACTTCCACTGTACATTGTGTACGAACATCAATTTAACGTGCGATTATATTTTATAATTCCATCTCAAATACGAACGCCAAACTTGTCTCCACGAGCGCGTGCGCAAGCGGCggcgtcgcgtcgtctgctctgggACAGGGTATGGGAAGCCAGCGTGGTCTGGTGGCGGGCGCATGAACTAGGCGGTACGGACGGCGCGCTTTGTTCCCCCACTCAGTGAGCGGGCatgaaaaaatataggaggctatgctTCGGCGCGCGTTGTTTGGCGCCGGTCGACCGAGGCGCTCGATCCTTCCGTGTGTCCGCGCGCGTTCGTGCGGTGTGGAGGGTCTTGCGGCGCATGCGCGTACAAACGGCTTTCGctaagcaagtttttttttcacgtatATAGCCTCTGGCACACGCTGCTGGTACAGGGATAGTGTTTTGCGGTGTATGGCACACAAAGTACTTCGTTTCTGTTGGGCAGATTCCCCGTTTGGTCTCCTGACCCTCGACATCGTCGGCATCGAAAAGAAATTGCTACGGAAATGTTCAAGAGTTTACGCGCCAGTAGAAACAgctgcggatcccacgcactgtgggaatcgatgtaagcgaagctgtgcatgctctttctttttattgacgGTAATTAGCGGTGATGCTGGCGgcaaatgtgtaatttcttcagcgttaaGTCCAaaacgagagtggtgagttgatgttaaacgttgcaTTGCGTGCATCActactgtttgtctgcgtagtcatTGTTCAAGCCCTCTGagagttgagcattatcattgcctaacattgcacatcgcatcgtggccaAAGtgctaaactttaattgaattatggggacTGCACGTAATTCAACTATTATAAAATTGTATGTACACATGGTTTACAGTCACGATGTGCGCCACATTTAGCTGCGTAGCGAAGACACTCCTGTTCCGCGCAACGCTTCTTTCGAGCCTGGATTTCATCCACGCTGAGttcacgctttggagccatt
This window contains:
- the LOC139060561 gene encoding uncharacterized protein — encoded protein: MQQGSLVKPVRFLTRKHVFPTNIEKMNVKRAIQVLSPAVTAALKLLQEQAGHTCDASFAGVGPTVEFMDTVHRWFMLMDVSNCTQHIHQNNADCKQFEFTSDERLIWLETSFLDYLADLKSQCLAKNFLTKETYEGLVMTTRSNVECIRYLLEEMRFHFVLTRKMSSDPIESFFGWLRKSAGSNDQTDARAVRSGIEKTLKTGIASAAGTSNVMAAEGSDYLSTLPQQKNTREGTSEEFPADACRELTERLKRGQPLLPTPDVAALAMVGGYLARVVQENINCEECVSLLKKPNASAPSDSLIKHQDRGGLIYPSGQLLAVLYALEKFIGVLLARRRHMNQPLKEAVSNAAAILREHKTLMCSTPGHQENLLQLLLTKFFRPIFTNFAMKATDKHDMAKVFEIKPLSRKTLKL